The region GGCTTACCGACTTTAGGGCTGCAGGGGTGATTTTACCAATCATGGCACCACTGCCTACAGTGCCCCCTTCTTCATTCGCAAAAATGATTAGCTCCAGCGGGTGTTCTGTAACGATCTTGTTCTCATTAAGCGTCTCAATCAACTCCAGTGCACTAATTGACCCCACAGGCCCGTCGTAATTACCACCATTGGGTACGCTATCAATGTGTGAGCCAAACGCAATGGGTTTTAACGCCGGGTTTTTCCCCCTCCGGCGACCGATGATATTGCCCGCATAGTCTATGGTTACGTCGAGCCCGGCTTTTTTCATCAGAGCGATAAAGTAAGCCCGCCCTTCCAGATCGGCTTTGCTATACGCTACCCGCCCTATTCCGCCATTGGGCAGTTCTCCAAATTTTGACAACTCCAGCAAACGATTCTGAATCCGTTGCGGATTGATTTTCAGGCTCAGCAAGGGTGCCTGCGCCCTAGCTACAGACGATACCAGAACCAGACAAACAAGTAGTGCTTTTTTCATAAAGTACCGGAAAGATATTGTTTTATAGACGATTGCGATCAGCGCCATTTTATAGTCAGCCAACAAAACGGCAAATAACTAAATTTAGGGCCGTTAGATGCATTTTTTTTACAGCAAAACTTGATACAACTGCTGGTCTCGAACCTGGCCGGTCAGGCAGGCAATGTTAGACTTGACAAGGAAAAAGTTAAACAAAAAATATTATTAGTATGCTTGCATACTACTTTTGAAATACCTTTATTTGTTAACGAATTAGTATGCAAGCATAATAAACTCTTTTTTCAACATGATTGCGACAGAACCAAAAGCTTCCTTAAAAGGTGGCGAATTTCTGATCAAAGAAACGCAGGCAGCGCAGGTTTTTATTCCTGAAGAATTTACCGAAGAGCAGCAAATGATTGCGGCTACCTGCCGCGAGTTCCTGGAACGTGAAATCTGGCCGCGTCTGAATGAAATTGATAACGCCAAATCGCCGGAGCTGATCTCATCGCTGATGGACAAAGCCGGTGAGTTAGGTATTTTAGGTACTTCGGTTCCTGAAGAATACGGCGGCTTTGGTACAAATTTCAATACATCTATGCTGGTTGCCGAAGTAACCGGTGCCGGGCATTCGTTCTCGGTGGCGCTTTCGGCCCACACGGGTATAGGCACATTGCCCATTGTGTATTACGGTAACGAAGAGCAAAAAGCCAAATACCTGCCTAAACTGGCATCGGGTGAGTGGAAAGCGGCCTACTGTCTCACCGAGCCGGACTCAGGTTCGGATGCAAACTCCGGTAAAACAAAAGCAAAGCTGACCGAAGATGGTAAACACTATATTCTGAATGGTCAGAAAATGTGGATCACCAACGGTGGTTTTGCCGATGTGTACATCGTATTCGCTAAAATTGACGAGGACAAGAATCTGTCGGCGTTTATTGTTGAGCGTGGCTACGAAGGCATCACGATGAATGAGCCGGAGCACAAAATGGGCATTAAGGGCTCCGACACCCGCCAGATTTTCTTCAACGATTGTAAAGTACCCGTTGAAAATCTGTTGTCCGCACGGGAGAACGGCTTTAAAATCGCGGTAAATATTCTGAATATTGGCCGGATTAAACTGGGTATTGCAGCCGTTGGCGGCTCTAAAGAAGTGATTAATCACGCTATTCGTTATTCCAACGAACGTAAGCAGTTTAAAACAGCTATCTCGCAATTCGGTGCCATCAAGCATAAACTGGCCGAAATGGCGCTGAAGGTATATGCGTCCGAGACGGCGTCGTACCGCGCCGGTCAAAACATCGACGATCTGATTGAAGACCTGAAAGGGCAGGGCATGGACGATGCTTCGGCCAAACTGAAAGCGCTGGAACAGTTTTCAATCGAGTGTGCCATCATGAAAGTGCATGGTTCCGAAGTGCTGGATTATGTCGTGGACGAAGGCGTTCAGGTATATGGCGGCATGGGCTACTCGGCCGATGCACCCATGGACCGAGCCTACCGCGATGCCCGTATCAACCGGATTTTTGAAGGCACCAATGAAATCAACCGGATGCTCGTTGTGGACATGCTGCTGAAGCGGGCTATGAAGGGTGAACTCGATTTGATGGGACCGGCTATGGCCGTTGCCAAAGAGATCATGTCGATCCCTGATTTCAATTCGGACGAGGAAGAAGGCGTGTTCGTTGCTGAGAAGAAAGTCATCCGTAACCTCAAGAAAGCAGCCCTGATGGTAGCGGGTGCCGCCGTTCAGAAATTCATGATGAACCTCTCCAACGAGCAGGAGATTCTGATGAACGTGGCCGATATGGCGATTGAGATCTACGTGGCAGAATCGGTCTTGTTGCGCGTTGAAAAACTGATCGGCATCCAGGGCGAAGCAGCAGTTGCTCTTCAGCAACAAATGGCGCTGGTGTATCTGCACGAAGCCGTGGAAAAAGTAAACAATGCGGGTCGCGCTGCCATCACATCGTTTGCCGAAGGTGATGAACTGCGGGGTATGCTGATGGGTCTGAAACGGTTTACCAAAATCGAACCGATGAACCTGAAAGACGCCCGTCGCCAGATTGCCGACGCCATGATTGTCGAGAACAAGTATATTTTCTAATCATCAACAGCTAAAGGTAAACGGGTCGGCACTGCAACAGTGTTGGCCCGTTTTTTTGTCAGGCGGTTGAATAAAGTTAAAGTTGCCTGTTTACTATCACGGCCGCATCCTTACATATACTCGTGCTCCTGAACAATGGTAAATGCGAGCCGTTAAGTAGGCTTAATCATACAGCTTATTTATGACTTCATTCAGCTCGCAGTCGATCTTTATAGCCCTTACACTACTGGGTATGCTGAGCTGTGGCGGCAAAAATACCTCTTCCAATGTGCAGTCGCCGGGAAGCGAAAAGACGGCCAAAACAAAAACGCTTGAAGCAGGCGCGGATGTTCTTCAAAACAAGGCACCTTTAAACAAGCTGAACATGTATTTGGATGGCTTCCACTTTTACAACGGGCACATGGATGGTCAGATGGAAGCTCACCATTACTGTTCCGACATCAACGAAGACCTCACCCAGTGCATCATTTACGACGGTAACGGAGCGAATGCCAAAATTATGGGCATCGAGTATATTGTCTCCGAAAAGCTATTTAAAACGCTGCCTGCCGAAGAGAAAAAACTATGGCATAGCCACGTTCATGAGGTTAAATCGGGTCAGTTGATTGCTCCCGGTATTCCGCAGGTGGCCGAACATGAACTAATGGAAAAACTGGTGTCTACCTATGGCAAGACATTCCATACCTGGCATACCGACCGCGAGCTAACCCTGCCCGTTGGCCACCCGATGATTATGATGGGATTCACTAAAGACGGCCAGATCGACACCAGCATGGTAGCCGATCGGGATAAACGCTTTGACGTATCGACCGCCAAAAACAGGGAAAACCGGGCTGATATTCCGGCACCTACTATTCTGCCGGGGGCAAACGCCTGGCAGCAGGGAGAGGTCCGTCAGTTGCAG is a window of Spirosoma linguale DSM 74 DNA encoding:
- a CDS encoding acyl-CoA dehydrogenase domain protein (PFAM: acyl-CoA dehydrogenase domain protein; Acyl- CoA dehydrogenase type 2 domain~KEGG: gur:Gura_1593 acyl-CoA dehydrogenase domain- containing protein); this translates as MIATEPKASLKGGEFLIKETQAAQVFIPEEFTEEQQMIAATCREFLEREIWPRLNEIDNAKSPELISSLMDKAGELGILGTSVPEEYGGFGTNFNTSMLVAEVTGAGHSFSVALSAHTGIGTLPIVYYGNEEQKAKYLPKLASGEWKAAYCLTEPDSGSDANSGKTKAKLTEDGKHYILNGQKMWITNGGFADVYIVFAKIDEDKNLSAFIVERGYEGITMNEPEHKMGIKGSDTRQIFFNDCKVPVENLLSARENGFKIAVNILNIGRIKLGIAAVGGSKEVINHAIRYSNERKQFKTAISQFGAIKHKLAEMALKVYASETASYRAGQNIDDLIEDLKGQGMDDASAKLKALEQFSIECAIMKVHGSEVLDYVVDEGVQVYGGMGYSADAPMDRAYRDARINRIFEGTNEINRMLVVDMLLKRAMKGELDLMGPAMAVAKEIMSIPDFNSDEEEGVFVAEKKVIRNLKKAALMVAGAAVQKFMMNLSNEQEILMNVADMAIEIYVAESVLLRVEKLIGIQGEAAVALQQQMALVYLHEAVEKVNNAGRAAITSFAEGDELRGMLMGLKRFTKIEPMNLKDARRQIADAMIVENKYIF
- a CDS encoding protein of unknown function DUF1264 (PFAM: protein of unknown function DUF1264~KEGG: stt:t1474 putative secreted protein) gives rise to the protein MTSFSSQSIFIALTLLGMLSCGGKNTSSNVQSPGSEKTAKTKTLEAGADVLQNKAPLNKLNMYLDGFHFYNGHMDGQMEAHHYCSDINEDLTQCIIYDGNGANAKIMGIEYIVSEKLFKTLPAEEKKLWHSHVHEVKSGQLIAPGIPQVAEHELMEKLVSTYGKTFHTWHTDRELTLPVGHPMIMMGFTKDGQIDTSMVADRDKRFDVSTAKNRENRADIPAPTILPGANAWQQGEVRQLQVVNEAGPAHTHK